From one Haloferax marinisediminis genomic stretch:
- the hisD gene encoding histidinol dehydrogenase, producing MEVRELAGLGPDARRAFFERDAGVAEVRSDVRDIVERVHREGDVALREYSREFDGVEVGNIDVSDAAERAYDEIDDDVREAIETAAANIREFHERQVPEDWREDFDGRELGRRYRPLDRVGVYAPGGTAAYPSSVLMGVIPAKVAGVEHVAVATPPADPMNPVTLAAMHVAGADAVYSVGGAQGIAALAYGTETVKAVQKIVGPGNKWVTAAKAEVRGDVDIDFLAGPSEILVVADETADPRFVAADLVAQAEHDPNASVVAVTDDADLADAIVAEVERQAAERERTETIEAALENDASGVLLARSMSEAVLFAEEYAAEHLSIQADDDEALLDRIDSAGSVFLGPYTPVAAGDYASGTNHVLPTGAGAKRQGGLSVDHFVRSTTVQRLDRDALSDLSETITTLAEAEGLDAHAQSVRERFDE from the coding sequence ATCGAGGTTCGCGAACTGGCCGGTCTCGGCCCGGACGCCCGACGCGCCTTCTTCGAGCGCGACGCTGGCGTCGCCGAGGTACGGTCCGACGTGCGCGACATCGTCGAACGAGTCCACAGAGAAGGCGACGTCGCACTCCGAGAGTACTCCCGCGAGTTCGACGGCGTCGAAGTGGGGAACATCGACGTGAGTGACGCGGCAGAACGCGCCTACGACGAAATCGACGACGACGTCCGCGAGGCAATCGAGACTGCTGCGGCGAACATCCGCGAGTTCCACGAGCGACAGGTCCCCGAAGACTGGCGCGAAGACTTCGACGGGAGAGAACTCGGGCGTCGCTACCGACCGCTCGACCGCGTCGGCGTCTACGCACCCGGTGGAACCGCCGCGTACCCCTCGAGCGTCCTCATGGGCGTCATCCCCGCGAAGGTCGCTGGCGTCGAACACGTGGCCGTCGCCACGCCGCCTGCCGACCCGATGAACCCCGTCACGCTGGCCGCGATGCACGTCGCCGGTGCCGATGCGGTGTACTCCGTCGGCGGCGCACAGGGAATCGCCGCCCTCGCCTACGGAACCGAGACGGTCAAAGCCGTCCAGAAAATCGTCGGCCCCGGAAACAAGTGGGTGACCGCCGCGAAGGCCGAAGTCCGCGGTGACGTGGATATCGACTTCCTCGCTGGTCCCTCGGAGATTCTCGTCGTCGCCGACGAGACGGCAGACCCGCGATTCGTCGCGGCCGACCTCGTCGCACAGGCCGAACACGACCCGAACGCCTCCGTCGTCGCCGTCACCGACGACGCGGACCTCGCAGACGCCATCGTCGCCGAAGTCGAACGACAGGCCGCCGAGCGCGAGCGCACAGAGACCATCGAAGCGGCACTCGAAAACGACGCGTCGGGTGTGCTCCTCGCACGGTCGATGTCCGAGGCAGTTCTCTTCGCCGAGGAGTACGCCGCAGAGCACCTGTCGATTCAGGCCGACGACGACGAAGCGCTGCTCGACCGCATCGACTCGGCAGGGAGCGTCTTCCTCGGTCCGTACACACCCGTCGCAGCCGGTGACTACGCCTCCGGCACGAACCACGTTCTCCCGACTGGCGCGGGCGCGAAGCGACAGGGTGGCCTCTCGGTCGACCACTTCGTCCGTTCGACGACCGTCCAGCGACTCGACCGCGACGCCCTCTCGGACCTCTCGGAGACCATCACGACGCTCGCAGAAGCGGAGGGACTGGACGCACACGCACAGAGCGTCCGCGAGCGATTCGACGAGTAG
- a CDS encoding HesB/IscA family protein → MSTESATGSGDGAVTVTPAAAEEAISLLEGESMDTDVAGLRLFVQQGGCAGLSYGMRFDTEPEDDDTVVEQHGLRVFVDPASINYIGGSTLAFEGGLQGAGFHVENPNATSSCGCGESFRT, encoded by the coding sequence ATGAGCACAGAATCCGCGACCGGAAGCGGCGACGGGGCTGTTACGGTCACGCCCGCTGCCGCGGAGGAAGCCATCTCGCTCCTCGAAGGAGAGTCGATGGACACCGACGTTGCCGGTCTCCGCCTGTTCGTCCAACAGGGTGGGTGTGCTGGCCTCTCCTACGGGATGCGATTCGATACAGAACCGGAAGACGACGACACGGTCGTCGAACAACACGGGCTTCGTGTGTTCGTCGACCCTGCGAGTATCAACTACATCGGCGGGTCCACGCTCGCGTTCGAAGGTGGCCTGCAAGGCGCAGGCTTCCACGTCGAGAACCCGAACGCGACGAGTAGTTGCGGATGTGGTGAGTCCTTCCGGACGTAG
- a CDS encoding DUF5816 domain-containing protein, giving the protein MTDLQSQTVASGKTVYVARDEVERGSKGPFYVVYATDDAENRWGYLCGNCDSFNTAMDTMGRIECNECGNVRKPDEWDAAHE; this is encoded by the coding sequence ATGACCGACTTACAATCACAGACAGTCGCCAGTGGAAAGACCGTCTACGTCGCCCGCGACGAGGTCGAACGCGGGTCGAAAGGACCGTTTTACGTCGTGTACGCCACTGACGACGCCGAGAACCGATGGGGCTACCTCTGTGGCAACTGTGACTCGTTCAACACTGCGATGGACACGATGGGTCGCATCGAGTGCAACGAGTGTGGAAACGTCCGAAAACCCGACGAGTGGGACGCCGCTCACGAGTAG
- a CDS encoding DUF7116 family protein encodes MAQASMPPVQEARSIFGRLGYTVSGDGTQMLAEHKWRTVQVTALSSREASECRPVLTDGGDDTGYRLRCFVTWDDHIETLKERLLGVDLPYEWAIIGVSNSGGDDYEVVRGANT; translated from the coding sequence ATGGCCCAGGCTTCGATGCCCCCTGTTCAGGAGGCTCGGTCGATATTCGGCCGGCTGGGGTACACCGTCTCGGGGGACGGAACCCAAATGCTAGCCGAACACAAGTGGCGTACGGTCCAAGTGACCGCACTGAGTTCGCGAGAAGCGTCTGAGTGCCGACCGGTACTTACAGACGGCGGCGACGACACAGGCTATCGTCTTCGCTGCTTCGTGACGTGGGACGACCACATCGAGACGCTCAAAGAGCGACTTCTCGGTGTCGACCTCCCGTACGAGTGGGCCATTATTGGTGTGTCGAACAGTGGTGGGGACGACTACGAAGTCGTCCGCGGCGCGAACACGTAG
- a CDS encoding dodecin, producing the protein MVFKKITLIGRSNESFDAAVDDAIDRAEETLAGVKWVEVKELGVELASVETREYQAEVEVAFELQAKADE; encoded by the coding sequence ATGGTGTTCAAGAAAATCACCCTCATCGGTCGGAGTAACGAGAGTTTCGACGCAGCAGTCGACGACGCAATCGACCGAGCAGAGGAGACGCTCGCCGGTGTCAAGTGGGTCGAAGTGAAAGAACTCGGGGTAGAACTGGCGTCCGTCGAGACCCGAGAGTACCAAGCAGAAGTCGAAGTCGCATTCGAACTGCAGGCCAAAGCAGACGAGTAA
- a CDS encoding bifunctional metallophosphatase/5'-nucleotidase, whose translation MPRLLHYSDIENVFDDPERAGRLAGCVTVLDDDDTVVVGTGDNTSPGVLSLVERGGQALDFYDAVDADLETFGNHDFDYGATRTRELVAASRPTWVSSNVRDEAGERFAAAEGAVPWTTRDVDGMTLGFFGVTDPATGSINPEAVGLTFDDPYEAANEAITALRENGADVVVALSHLGSGDDDLVRRCDVDLVLGGHVHAERDDVVDGVPIVRPGANGHVVWEVRIDAERIETVRHRTAEYRPDESFVAALNGRVDAAGLDEVLCRIDRPMDRSEETVAAGECRVGNAIADAYRWATGADVGLQNSGGIRSGPPVGPEITHADLVSLVPFEEHIVVAEVTGTELLAVFNAARGATMGFGKPDWWHAHVSGARLVWDDDRDEVVEATVAGEPIDPEATYTLATSDYVLHSTQEFPALTQAHRAGEFEIQHEALARYAREVGFDAAVEGRIERRSTAAAED comes from the coding sequence ATGCCTCGGCTCCTCCACTACTCTGATATCGAGAACGTCTTCGACGACCCCGAACGTGCGGGCCGTCTCGCCGGTTGCGTCACCGTCCTCGACGACGACGACACGGTGGTCGTCGGAACGGGCGACAACACCTCTCCGGGCGTCCTGTCGCTCGTCGAACGCGGCGGACAGGCACTCGATTTCTACGACGCCGTCGACGCCGACCTCGAGACGTTCGGCAACCACGACTTCGACTACGGTGCGACTCGAACCCGAGAACTCGTCGCCGCGAGTCGTCCCACTTGGGTCTCCAGCAACGTCCGTGACGAGGCGGGCGAGCGATTCGCCGCCGCCGAAGGCGCGGTCCCGTGGACGACCCGGGACGTAGACGGGATGACACTCGGTTTTTTCGGTGTCACCGACCCCGCGACGGGGTCCATCAACCCCGAGGCGGTCGGACTCACGTTCGACGACCCGTACGAGGCAGCGAACGAGGCCATCACCGCGCTCCGCGAGAACGGTGCCGACGTGGTCGTCGCACTCTCACACCTCGGAAGCGGAGACGACGACCTCGTCCGCCGGTGCGACGTCGACCTCGTCCTCGGCGGCCACGTCCACGCCGAACGCGACGACGTGGTCGACGGTGTCCCAATCGTTCGACCCGGTGCCAACGGCCACGTCGTCTGGGAGGTGCGAATCGACGCAGAGCGAATCGAGACGGTCCGACATCGGACCGCCGAGTACCGACCGGACGAGTCGTTCGTCGCGGCGCTCAACGGGCGTGTCGACGCCGCTGGACTGGACGAGGTCCTCTGCCGAATCGACCGCCCGATGGACCGCTCTGAAGAGACAGTGGCCGCCGGCGAGTGCCGTGTCGGCAACGCCATCGCCGACGCCTATCGGTGGGCCACCGGCGCCGACGTTGGCCTGCAAAACAGCGGTGGAATCCGCTCTGGTCCACCCGTTGGCCCCGAGATAACACACGCAGACCTGGTGAGTCTCGTTCCCTTCGAAGAGCACATCGTCGTCGCCGAGGTGACCGGAACGGAACTCCTCGCGGTGTTCAACGCTGCCCGTGGTGCTACGATGGGGTTCGGGAAACCCGACTGGTGGCACGCACACGTCAGCGGTGCTCGACTCGTCTGGGACGACGACCGCGACGAAGTCGTCGAGGCGACAGTTGCAGGTGAGCCAATCGACCCAGAGGCGACGTATACGCTCGCCACCAGCGACTACGTGCTCCACAGCACACAGGAGTTCCCAGCGCTCACGCAGGCCCACCGCGCCGGCGAGTTCGAGATTCAACACGAGGCACTCGCACGGTACGCCCGCGAAGTCGGCTTCGACGCAGCGGTGGAGGGACGAATCGAGCGTCGGTCCACCGCAGCAGCGGAGGACTGA
- a CDS encoding universal stress protein → MTRVVVPVRYPLSRHSRATLEEAVRIARERDAELTVLHVDLYQSNRGVTRTDLKRAVEREFGPLTRARYVVRKGFLVEETILEEVAAEEADIVVIGSKQASRWRRMLRRFLDDPDIDMFLREKLDATVITVRADH, encoded by the coding sequence ATGACACGGGTCGTGGTCCCGGTTCGGTATCCGCTCTCCAGACACTCGCGGGCGACGCTCGAAGAGGCAGTCCGCATCGCGAGGGAACGCGACGCGGAGTTGACGGTCCTCCACGTCGACCTCTACCAGTCGAATCGCGGTGTCACGCGGACCGACCTCAAGCGTGCGGTCGAGCGCGAGTTTGGTCCACTCACACGCGCACGGTACGTCGTCCGGAAAGGATTCCTCGTCGAAGAGACCATCCTCGAAGAGGTGGCCGCCGAAGAGGCCGATATCGTCGTCATCGGGTCGAAGCAAGCGAGTCGCTGGCGGCGGATGCTCCGACGGTTCCTCGACGACCCGGACATCGACATGTTCCTCCGGGAGAAACTCGACGCGACGGTCATCACCGTCCGCGCCGACCACTAG
- a CDS encoding CNNM domain-containing protein → MNPAEIGIRLFAGVLLILANGFFVAIEFALTRARQFTEGDFVDGDSKLERAWKMTNDLELYLTTCQVGITASSIAVGIVAEPALAAIFEPIFGGTPLARIGAGALIAYFIINLIHLTHGEQTPTYLGVERSRLVCRYGAAPLHWFYVAISPLIKLGDWVAKWTLRLFGIEMSGAWLEAEQDAIESRSQLRNRLSSLLERGEIEGERHDEVLNALEAGTIEIRNVMVAESDVVFLSTEVSIEENLERVSETPHTRYPLIGSTPEEVVGIVYVPQVVDKMDALRDGDATFEEIAAPPMTMSADTTVSDAIDRFQAERQELALVLSDGDVVGLLTATDALEAVMGELEDPLDSSTTSNLSGNQTAVN, encoded by the coding sequence ATGAACCCAGCCGAGATTGGGATTCGCTTGTTCGCAGGCGTTTTGCTCATCCTCGCAAATGGCTTCTTCGTCGCCATCGAGTTCGCGTTGACACGCGCTCGTCAATTTACCGAAGGCGACTTCGTCGACGGTGACTCGAAACTGGAACGGGCGTGGAAGATGACCAACGACCTCGAACTGTACCTGACGACGTGTCAGGTCGGAATCACCGCGTCGAGTATCGCAGTTGGGATTGTCGCCGAACCGGCACTCGCCGCGATATTCGAGCCTATCTTCGGCGGAACACCGCTCGCGAGAATCGGTGCCGGGGCGCTCATCGCGTACTTCATCATCAACCTCATCCACCTGACCCACGGCGAGCAGACGCCGACGTATCTCGGCGTCGAACGCTCTCGGTTGGTCTGCAGGTACGGAGCAGCCCCTCTCCACTGGTTCTACGTGGCCATCTCCCCACTCATCAAGCTCGGTGACTGGGTCGCAAAGTGGACGCTCCGACTGTTCGGAATCGAGATGTCCGGCGCGTGGCTCGAAGCAGAACAGGACGCTATCGAATCCCGGAGCCAACTGCGAAACCGGTTGAGTTCTCTTCTGGAGCGCGGAGAGATAGAAGGCGAGCGGCACGACGAGGTGTTGAACGCACTGGAGGCGGGGACTATCGAGATTCGGAACGTGATGGTCGCCGAGTCAGATGTCGTGTTCCTCTCGACTGAGGTTTCCATCGAAGAGAATCTCGAACGTGTGTCCGAGACACCACATACCCGCTACCCACTCATCGGGTCCACACCCGAGGAAGTGGTGGGCATCGTCTACGTCCCGCAGGTGGTCGATAAGATGGACGCGTTGCGGGATGGAGACGCGACGTTCGAAGAGATTGCAGCACCGCCGATGACGATGTCGGCAGACACCACCGTCAGCGACGCAATCGACCGCTTCCAGGCCGAACGACAGGAGCTAGCCCTCGTCCTCTCTGACGGGGATGTCGTTGGATTACTCACTGCGACCGACGCGCTCGAAGCGGTCATGGGTGAACTGGAAGACCCCTTAGATTCGAGTACGACGAGTAACCTTTCGGGTAATCAGACAGCAGTAAACTAG
- a CDS encoding Lrp/AsnC family transcriptional regulator: MATRELDDLDRRILYHLQLEARHTSSSDIADALDVSASTIRNRIQRLEADGVVRGYHADVDYETAGYQLFTQIVCTAPIPTRGTLAEAAADVDGVVEVQEVMTGEANVLVRAVGVDGDDLTRIGEELDELGLKVSDEDLIRSTHRSSYSRFGESDET; encoded by the coding sequence ATGGCGACTCGAGAGTTAGACGACCTCGACCGACGCATTCTGTACCACCTCCAGCTGGAAGCCCGTCACACGTCTTCGAGCGACATCGCAGATGCGCTCGACGTCTCTGCGAGTACGATTCGAAATCGGATTCAGCGACTCGAGGCGGATGGTGTGGTTCGAGGCTACCACGCCGACGTCGATTACGAGACGGCAGGGTATCAGCTGTTCACGCAAATCGTCTGTACGGCCCCGATTCCGACGCGCGGAACGCTTGCAGAGGCGGCAGCCGATGTAGACGGTGTCGTCGAAGTTCAAGAGGTAATGACCGGAGAGGCCAACGTACTCGTTCGAGCTGTGGGTGTCGATGGCGACGACCTGACACGCATCGGTGAGGAGTTGGACGAACTCGGTCTCAAGGTTTCTGACGAGGACTTGATTCGGAGCACTCACCGCAGTTCGTATTCGCGGTTTGGAGAGTCGGACGAGACGTAA
- a CDS encoding mechanosensitive ion channel family protein, with the protein MHGVDGVADAVVRVGSLRPMAGRETVFAPLQSGLVTAPAFVPDYLLFPGWQYVAAFIVLVLTVVVSKYAVRLLGRPVARQFTRQSVAQTVLRIVRLSIVLAGIAFAANLLGFKIGNIVLSVTVFSAVLGIVLAPIVGSIINGVFVIVDQPYEIGDMIELDDGTRGFIDEINLSYTKMFTLDNTFLVIPNGSIRNRDVINYSAEDERTRMTLDVLVTYESDLERARELIEIAARDTDQVIEGGPDIRVGSARYPAKPTAYIASYADNGVLLRLRYWAMKPYKMPRIQSDVQTRLWNLLEQSDANVEFAYPHTHLVFDETSGSLQVSGDDDRVRHTVASPPSGRGDMTDADRGNE; encoded by the coding sequence ATGCACGGAGTCGACGGCGTTGCCGACGCAGTAGTTCGTGTCGGGAGTCTACGCCCGATGGCGGGACGAGAGACCGTCTTCGCTCCACTCCAGTCCGGACTCGTGACGGCACCGGCGTTCGTCCCGGACTACCTGTTGTTCCCCGGCTGGCAGTACGTGGCGGCATTCATCGTTCTCGTCTTGACGGTCGTCGTCTCGAAGTACGCCGTCCGACTGCTGGGCCGCCCAGTGGCGCGGCAGTTCACCCGACAGAGTGTCGCACAGACCGTCCTCCGCATCGTCCGTCTGTCTATCGTCCTCGCCGGAATTGCGTTCGCCGCGAACCTTCTCGGCTTCAAAATCGGGAACATCGTCCTGTCTGTGACGGTGTTTTCGGCCGTCCTCGGTATCGTCCTCGCACCAATCGTCGGGAGTATCATCAACGGTGTGTTCGTCATCGTGGACCAACCCTACGAGATTGGGGACATGATAGAGTTGGACGACGGAACCCGCGGGTTCATCGACGAGATTAATCTGAGCTACACGAAGATGTTCACACTCGACAACACCTTCCTCGTCATCCCGAACGGGAGCATCCGTAACCGCGACGTCATCAACTACTCGGCCGAAGACGAGCGGACGCGGATGACACTCGACGTGCTCGTCACTTACGAGTCGGATTTGGAACGGGCGCGCGAGTTGATAGAAATCGCTGCTCGCGACACCGACCAGGTCATCGAAGGTGGGCCGGACATTCGTGTCGGGAGCGCCCGCTACCCGGCGAAACCGACCGCGTACATCGCCTCCTACGCCGACAACGGCGTCCTCTTGCGACTTCGCTACTGGGCGATGAAACCGTACAAGATGCCACGCATCCAGTCGGACGTACAGACACGTCTGTGGAATCTGCTCGAACAGTCGGATGCGAACGTCGAGTTCGCGTACCCACACACGCACCTCGTCTTCGACGAGACGAGTGGGTCGCTTCAGGTCTCTGGCGACGACGACCGCGTGCGGCACACAGTTGCGTCGCCGCCGTCTGGTCGAGGTGACATGACCGATGCTGACCGTGGCAATGAGTAG
- the trmB gene encoding HTH-type sugar sensing transcriptional regulator TrmB, giving the protein MADELRLTMERVGERFSLGEYEIDAYLAVLEHGQLTASEIADRTSIPQPRVYDTVRSLSDRGLVELRESRPMKIVAVDPEDAFSNVQSSLDELIEELEARYTAPARDTEAVSLVKSRSTILRYIEEIIESAEYELILSLTPDLLRRFRDDLAAAVDSGISIDLLITPASRAPDPDEFNYLDVATIARARRGITSPVLAVADGEYSIYATQDALRDDRDRYGVIFNRSALGFLVSGFFGTVLWSTAETIVANGKRRPFPRRYASIRRAVKDIREIEGDFYASVSGRDIETGDAIVVEGRVIETAFEDTEEVASLHIETDEGVVEVGGLVAALEDIEGQEILLGLDEVPDRDQFN; this is encoded by the coding sequence ATGGCTGATGAACTGCGGCTTACGATGGAGCGCGTCGGCGAGCGCTTTAGTCTCGGCGAGTACGAGATAGACGCGTATCTGGCCGTCCTCGAACACGGGCAGTTGACTGCGAGCGAAATCGCAGACCGAACGAGCATCCCGCAACCGCGGGTGTACGACACGGTTCGAAGTCTCTCTGACCGTGGCCTCGTGGAACTCCGCGAGTCGCGGCCGATGAAAATCGTCGCGGTCGACCCCGAAGACGCGTTCTCGAACGTCCAGTCGTCGCTCGACGAACTCATCGAGGAACTCGAAGCGCGCTACACCGCGCCTGCTCGTGACACCGAAGCAGTCTCGCTCGTCAAGTCGCGGTCGACGATTCTCCGGTACATCGAAGAGATCATCGAGTCCGCAGAGTACGAACTCATCCTGTCGCTGACGCCCGACCTGCTTCGGCGCTTCCGCGACGACCTCGCGGCGGCCGTCGACAGCGGCATCAGCATCGACCTCTTGATTACGCCCGCCTCTCGCGCGCCCGACCCGGACGAGTTCAACTATCTCGACGTGGCGACCATCGCTCGCGCCCGTCGCGGTATCACCTCGCCGGTGCTCGCAGTCGCCGACGGTGAGTACTCCATCTACGCGACGCAAGACGCCCTCCGCGACGACCGCGACCGCTACGGCGTCATCTTCAACCGCTCGGCACTCGGGTTCCTCGTCAGCGGGTTCTTCGGAACGGTCCTCTGGTCCACTGCCGAGACTATCGTCGCCAACGGGAAGCGTCGCCCCTTCCCGCGTCGCTACGCCTCGATTCGCCGTGCCGTCAAGGATATCCGCGAGATAGAAGGAGACTTCTACGCCTCTGTCTCCGGTCGCGACATCGAGACGGGAGACGCCATCGTCGTCGAAGGTCGTGTCATCGAAACCGCGTTCGAAGACACCGAAGAAGTCGCCTCGCTCCACATCGAGACCGACGAAGGCGTCGTCGAAGTCGGTGGCCTCGTCGCTGCACTCGAAGACATCGAAGGACAAGAGATTCTGCTCGGGCTCGACGAAGTTCCAGACCGCGACCAGTTCAACTGA
- a CDS encoding Gfo/Idh/MocA family protein, with protein sequence MSTGSSVRVGIVGLGNIGHHHADRLVDIGATLVGGLDIQADARRHFAEKYDVNTYEDKDELFDEVDAVIITTPNRFHEEYAVAALDAGLDVLLEKPLAHSLESAERIADAARQAEGFCMVGFNNRFANPVEVIRHHYEAGRLGDVTHVEANYVRRRGIPGRGSWFTSKDIAGGGALIDIGVHAIDLALYFLDFPDVVEVSGVTRSEFGDRDDYTFVEMWGDDIGPEAFDVDDSASAFIRTAEGTTISLEVAWATNRPTNDEFFLRGTEGGARFDRASHELQFYDGGLGGSNHLTTANVETQTNDTHKSEQKLFVESVAAGEHPGRNTVEEGLAVQRVIDAIYRSSEEGHAVRLDAVETPPAN encoded by the coding sequence ATGAGTACAGGTTCATCGGTCCGAGTTGGTATCGTCGGACTCGGAAACATCGGGCACCACCACGCAGACCGCCTCGTCGACATCGGCGCGACCCTCGTTGGCGGCCTCGACATTCAGGCAGACGCACGTCGGCACTTCGCAGAGAAGTACGACGTCAACACGTACGAGGATAAAGACGAACTCTTCGACGAAGTCGACGCCGTCATCATCACGACGCCGAACCGCTTCCACGAGGAGTACGCGGTCGCCGCACTCGACGCTGGCCTCGACGTGCTTCTCGAAAAACCGCTCGCGCACTCGCTCGAATCTGCCGAGCGAATCGCCGATGCAGCAAGACAAGCCGAGGGCTTCTGCATGGTCGGCTTCAACAACCGATTTGCGAACCCTGTCGAAGTCATTCGTCACCACTACGAGGCGGGTCGCCTCGGTGACGTCACTCACGTCGAAGCCAACTACGTTCGACGGCGCGGCATCCCCGGACGTGGCTCGTGGTTTACCTCGAAGGATATCGCCGGCGGTGGCGCTCTCATCGACATCGGTGTCCACGCGATCGACCTCGCGCTCTACTTCCTCGACTTCCCAGACGTCGTCGAAGTCTCCGGCGTAACTCGCTCGGAGTTCGGTGACAGAGACGACTACACGTTCGTCGAGATGTGGGGTGACGACATCGGACCGGAGGCGTTCGACGTCGACGACTCCGCCAGCGCCTTCATCCGAACCGCCGAGGGAACGACCATCTCGCTCGAAGTCGCGTGGGCGACGAACCGCCCGACCAACGACGAGTTCTTCCTCCGCGGAACCGAAGGCGGCGCGCGTTTCGACCGTGCAAGCCACGAACTGCAGTTCTACGACGGTGGCCTCGGTGGGAGCAACCACCTTACCACGGCCAACGTCGAGACACAGACCAACGACACGCACAAGTCCGAACAGAAACTGTTCGTCGAATCGGTCGCCGCTGGCGAACACCCCGGCCGCAACACGGTCGAAGAGGGGCTCGCAGTCCAGCGTGTCATCGACGCCATCTACCGGTCGTCTGAGGAAGGCCACGCGGTCCGCCTCGACGCCGTCGAGACACCACCAGCGAACTGA
- a CDS encoding ABC transporter ATP-binding protein: protein MGDVKLEHVSKHYDDVTAVDDMNLDIQDGEFICLVGPSGCGKSTTMEMIAGLTIPSEGKVFIGDREVTNLPPKDRGVAMVFQNIALFPHMDVYDNISFGLRLRNYDKEEIERRVNRAADVVQLEGMLERMPDEMSGGQRQRVAIARAIVRNPGVFLMDEPLANLDAKLRVHMRTELQRLHKELDTTIIYVTHDQAEAMTMSDRIAVIDSGQLQQIDPPLVCYNEPANLFVAGFIGSPSMNFLDGDVTESGFESTNIDIEFDPADLGIEVGREVTLGIRPEDVYLVEDEHLVTNPSHEIEAITDVLEPMGDEIFVYLKLEEDAEAHLDEDTIAMNDQLLMSVAPDTVIEEDTDVSVVLDRSRVHLFDTETGEAISHGIESAVKAGGPTGTEAESDD, encoded by the coding sequence ATGGGAGACGTCAAACTCGAACACGTAAGCAAGCACTACGACGATGTAACGGCTGTCGACGACATGAACCTCGACATCCAGGACGGCGAATTCATCTGTCTCGTCGGTCCGTCCGGATGCGGGAAGTCGACGACGATGGAGATGATTGCGGGACTGACCATCCCCTCGGAGGGGAAGGTCTTCATCGGTGACCGCGAGGTCACGAACCTCCCGCCGAAGGACCGTGGGGTGGCGATGGTGTTCCAGAACATCGCGCTGTTCCCGCACATGGACGTGTACGACAACATCTCGTTCGGCCTTCGACTCCGTAACTACGACAAAGAAGAAATCGAACGCCGCGTCAACCGTGCTGCAGACGTCGTGCAACTCGAAGGCATGCTCGAGCGCATGCCCGACGAGATGTCCGGTGGACAGCGACAGCGCGTCGCGATCGCCCGTGCAATCGTCCGGAACCCCGGTGTCTTCCTGATGGACGAACCGCTCGCAAACCTCGACGCGAAGCTTCGCGTCCACATGCGGACGGAACTCCAGCGCCTCCACAAGGAACTGGACACGACCATCATCTACGTCACCCACGACCAGGCAGAGGCGATGACGATGTCCGACCGCATCGCAGTCATCGACTCCGGTCAACTCCAGCAGATCGACCCGCCGTTGGTCTGCTACAACGAACCGGCGAACCTGTTCGTCGCTGGCTTCATCGGGTCGCCGTCGATGAACTTCCTCGACGGTGACGTCACGGAATCTGGCTTCGAGTCGACCAACATCGACATCGAATTCGACCCCGCAGACCTCGGTATCGAGGTCGGACGAGAGGTCACGCTGGGTATCCGTCCCGAGGACGTCTACCTCGTCGAAGACGAACATCTCGTGACGAACCCGAGCCACGAGATCGAAGCGATTACGGACGTTCTCGAACCGATGGGTGACGAAATCTTCGTCTACCTGAAACTCGAAGAAGATGCGGAAGCGCACCTCGACGAGGACACCATCGCGATGAACGACCAACTGCTGATGAGTGTCGCACCCGACACCGTCATCGAAGAAGACACGGACGTCTCGGTGGTCCTCGACCGCTCGAGAGTCCACCTCTTCGACACGGAGACGGGTGAGGCAATCAGCCACGGTATCGAAAGCGCCGTCAAAGCGGGTGGGCCAACCGGCACGGAAGCCGAAAGCGACGACTGA